From a single Bacillus sp. BGMRC 2118 genomic region:
- a CDS encoding DUF445 domain-containing protein, with protein sequence MVLLTIGMMVVIGAIIGGVTNHLAIKMLFRPHQAKYILGKRVPFTPGLIPKRRDELAVQMGKLVVEHLVTAEGIKQKFQESSFIHEITMLASTEARKFLQTDKTVLEIAEELGMKNIDEKINEKVEDALETRLTRFIHILYNRPLHEILPPHIRETVEKKIPSISEYITLKGAEYFESEEGKTALKKMIDDFLATRGMLGSMIQMFLGQGSLIEKVHPEIVKFMQHQGTKDIITRMIRKEWDKLKGRQLEEFTSIVSKEQLVSLIKNKIVQELSVTTLTRKPLRDIVAPVETYIVEKGIPFMVEKAGMYLASHTDVLLKKLRVEDLVRDQVEGFSVDRLEDMVLSISKREFKMITYLGAVLGGVIGLFQGILAIAIG encoded by the coding sequence ATGGTGTTACTGACAATCGGTATGATGGTCGTGATTGGGGCAATTATAGGTGGAGTTACAAACCATCTTGCAATAAAAATGCTTTTTAGACCACATCAAGCAAAATACATCTTGGGGAAACGTGTTCCGTTTACGCCAGGCTTAATCCCAAAGCGGAGAGATGAATTAGCGGTTCAAATGGGGAAGTTAGTTGTTGAGCACCTCGTTACAGCTGAAGGAATCAAACAAAAGTTTCAAGAATCAAGTTTTATTCATGAGATTACGATGCTCGCTTCGACTGAGGCAAGAAAGTTCCTTCAAACAGATAAAACAGTATTAGAAATTGCAGAAGAGCTAGGAATGAAGAACATTGATGAGAAAATAAATGAAAAGGTAGAAGATGCATTAGAAACAAGATTAACTAGGTTCATACATATCCTTTATAATCGTCCACTTCACGAAATCCTGCCACCTCATATTCGGGAAACAGTCGAAAAGAAGATTCCGTCCATTAGTGAATACATCACGTTAAAGGGAGCCGAATATTTTGAAAGCGAGGAAGGAAAAACAGCGTTAAAGAAAATGATTGATGACTTCTTAGCGACAAGAGGGATGCTTGGCAGTATGATCCAAATGTTCTTAGGACAAGGCAGTTTAATTGAAAAGGTACACCCTGAAATTGTGAAGTTCATGCAACATCAGGGAACAAAAGATATCATTACGAGAATGATTAGAAAAGAATGGGACAAGCTGAAGGGCAGACAATTAGAGGAATTTACTTCAATTGTCTCAAAGGAACAACTCGTATCACTTATCAAGAACAAAATTGTACAAGAACTTTCTGTTACAACGCTAACAAGAAAGCCTTTAAGAGATATAGTTGCACCAGTTGAAACATATATAGTGGAGAAGGGTATTCCTTTTATGGTTGAGAAAGCAGGAATGTATCTAGCCTCACATACAGATGTACTATTGAAAAAGTTGCGAGTTGAAGACCTAGTGCGTGACCAAGTTGAAGGGTTTTCTGTGGATCGACTTGAAGATATGGTTTTATCTATATCTAAAAGGGAATTTAAGATGATTACGTATCTAGGAGCCGTATTAGGTGGAGTAATTGGATTATTCCAAGGAATACTAGCAATTGCTATCGGGTGA
- a CDS encoding coproporphyrinogen III oxidase, protein MKIQLNGLSDERYERPLHHITQLFFEESDLHFTKVENAELTISIKITEDQDKVVVTGTGLVANSSKRFESTFENSFQNANTDKERFALVKGAVFYVFLTIMQEVTGMIQQWGILTGIRPTKLLHKKLQEGKTKEQAHAELREDYKILDSKINLMQAIVDRQLAVVPDLYQLGKEVSIYIGIPFCPTKCAYCTFPAYAINGKQGKVDSFLGGLHYEMREMGKWLKENNINITTIYYGGGTPTSITAEEMDLLYEEMYESFPNVENVREITVEAGRPDTITPEKLDVLKKWNIDRISINPQSYIQETLKAIGRHHTVEETVDKFHLARSMGMNNINMDLIIGLPGEGVSEFQYTLDETKKLMPESLTVHTLSFKRASEMTKNKEKYKVADRNEITEMMDLATQWTYDNGYYPYYLYRQKNILGNLENVGYSIPGQESIYNIMIMEEKQTILGLGCGASSKFVHPVTGKITRFANPKDPKSYNDGFKKYTADKIEILNELFEIESK, encoded by the coding sequence ATGAAAATACAATTGAACGGACTTAGTGATGAGCGTTATGAACGACCATTACATCATATCACTCAGTTATTTTTTGAAGAAAGTGATTTACACTTTACTAAAGTTGAAAATGCAGAGCTTACGATAAGTATAAAAATAACAGAAGATCAAGATAAGGTGGTTGTAACTGGTACAGGATTAGTAGCTAACTCAAGTAAGAGGTTCGAATCTACATTTGAGAACAGCTTCCAGAATGCCAATACAGATAAAGAACGATTTGCACTTGTGAAAGGTGCTGTCTTTTATGTGTTTTTAACAATCATGCAAGAAGTAACAGGTATGATTCAACAGTGGGGAATCTTAACGGGAATCCGTCCGACTAAGCTGCTTCACAAAAAGCTCCAAGAAGGAAAAACGAAAGAGCAGGCTCATGCTGAACTTCGAGAAGACTATAAAATACTTGATAGTAAGATTAACTTAATGCAAGCGATTGTTGATCGTCAACTGGCAGTTGTACCGGATCTTTACCAGCTTGGAAAAGAGGTAAGTATCTATATTGGTATTCCATTTTGTCCAACAAAATGTGCATATTGTACATTTCCAGCTTATGCGATCAATGGTAAGCAAGGGAAGGTAGATTCATTCCTAGGTGGTCTCCATTACGAAATGAGAGAAATGGGTAAATGGTTAAAGGAAAATAACATTAACATTACTACGATTTATTACGGTGGTGGAACGCCGACGAGTATAACTGCGGAAGAAATGGACTTGCTGTATGAAGAGATGTATGAGTCCTTCCCTAATGTTGAGAACGTACGTGAAATTACCGTTGAGGCAGGCAGACCAGACACGATTACACCGGAAAAATTAGACGTATTGAAAAAATGGAATATAGACCGAATAAGCATTAATCCACAATCCTATATACAAGAAACACTAAAGGCAATCGGCCGACATCATACAGTAGAGGAGACGGTTGATAAGTTTCATCTTGCACGAAGCATGGGGATGAACAACATAAATATGGATTTGATTATCGGCTTACCTGGAGAAGGAGTGAGTGAATTCCAATACACATTGGATGAGACGAAAAAGTTAATGCCTGAATCATTAACCGTTCACACATTATCCTTCAAACGGGCTTCGGAGATGACAAAAAATAAGGAAAAGTATAAAGTGGCAGATCGTAATGAAATTACAGAAATGATGGATTTAGCTACTCAGTGGACGTATGACAACGGATATTACCCATACTACTTATACCGTCAGAAAAATATATTAGGAAACTTAGAAAATGTTGGCTATTCCATTCCTGGTCAAGAAAGTATCTATAACATCATGATTATGGAAGAAAAGCAAACAATCTTAGGCTTAGGCTGTGGTGCATCTAGTAAGTTTGTACACCCAGTTACAGGGAAGATTACCCGATTTGCAAACCCGAAAGATCCAAAATCATACAACGACGGATTTAAGAAGTATACAGCAGATAAAATTGAAATTTTGAATGAGTTGTTTGAGATAGAAAGTAAGTAG
- a CDS encoding YlbF family regulator produces the protein MSTNLYDVAYDLEKAVRESNEYKQLKQLYDDVNNDPSAKQLFESFRDIQLQLQQKQMSGQEISQQEIEQAQQQVMVVQQHEKISKLMEAEQRMSMVIGELNQIIMKPLEDLYGNMAQ, from the coding sequence ATGTCTACAAACTTATATGATGTAGCGTATGATTTAGAAAAAGCGGTTAGAGAAAGTAATGAATACAAACAGTTAAAGCAGCTTTATGATGATGTAAATAATGATCCATCTGCCAAGCAACTTTTTGAGAGCTTCCGTGATATTCAATTACAACTTCAACAAAAGCAAATGTCTGGTCAAGAAATCTCACAGCAAGAAATTGAGCAGGCTCAACAGCAGGTAATGGTTGTTCAGCAACATGAGAAAATTTCAAAACTTATGGAAGCAGAACAAAGAATGAGCATGGTAATTGGTGAGTTAAATCAAATTATTATGAAGCCGTTAGAAGATCTGTACGGGAACATGGCACAATAA
- a CDS encoding enoyl-CoA hydratase, protein MLLEQKDGVIYITLNRPEAYNSLDVPMLEQLVEKLHEASTMEEKILVFKGSGKGFSAGGDIKTMLGSFDTPFESIMETIGGVVKALYEMPKLTISAIHGAAAGLGLSIALACDYVIAHNSSKVAMNFIGIGLVPDGAGHFFLQKRLGDVKAKEVIWEGKTLAAEEGLKYGLVDVVTDNIEAAVENKISEWKSKPVLAMIATKSIYVQQSLPSLYKTLELETKYQSEMRATRDHQEGVTAFIEKRLPSFVGK, encoded by the coding sequence GTGTTACTTGAACAAAAAGACGGAGTCATCTATATAACGTTAAATCGTCCAGAAGCTTATAATTCACTTGATGTCCCGATGCTTGAACAATTGGTAGAAAAACTACATGAAGCATCTACTATGGAAGAGAAAATCCTTGTATTTAAAGGAAGTGGAAAAGGATTTTCAGCGGGTGGAGATATTAAGACCATGCTTGGTTCATTTGACACACCTTTTGAATCCATTATGGAAACAATTGGTGGAGTGGTTAAAGCATTATATGAAATGCCAAAACTGACAATTAGTGCGATTCACGGTGCAGCTGCTGGCCTAGGATTAAGCATCGCATTAGCTTGTGACTATGTAATAGCTCATAACTCATCAAAAGTTGCCATGAACTTTATTGGAATTGGACTTGTACCTGATGGAGCTGGTCACTTCTTTTTACAAAAGCGTCTAGGAGATGTTAAAGCAAAAGAAGTGATATGGGAAGGCAAAACATTAGCAGCAGAAGAAGGTCTGAAATATGGTCTTGTTGATGTTGTAACAGACAATATTGAAGCGGCTGTGGAGAATAAGATTTCTGAATGGAAGAGCAAGCCGGTTTTAGCGATGATTGCAACAAAATCAATTTATGTACAGCAATCACTTCCATCACTCTATAAAACACTAGAACTTGAAACGAAATACCAAAGTGAAATGAGAGCGACACGTGACCACCAGGAAGGGGTAACCGCCTTTATTGAAAAAAGGTTACCAAGTTTTGTCGGAAAATAA
- a CDS encoding HAD family phosphatase, producing the protein MSHRMLAINIDGTLLRSNGRLQKGIKEAVDFVKRRGVYITLVTNRNFPSAKKVAKALKIDGILVTHGGSFIASSIDQPIINRRISEEKTFNLVQVLENFECTIRILHERYSLGNRVNLNNNIVAKAVFNSGDPLFYPMQFVESLGDTLRDEPVSAPKIDVHFKDQEELERARTTIENAFEGIHIYNDRDLKLEVIAEPMSKEKGLELLAGYLGIDWKEIVVIGDSMSDVKMIERAGLGVAMGNATNEVKQAAKWVTRTNDQNGVSYMVMTHFRKQHSITTSKQ; encoded by the coding sequence ATGTCACATCGCATGCTTGCCATAAATATTGACGGAACACTACTTCGTTCCAATGGGCGCTTACAAAAAGGGATTAAGGAAGCAGTTGATTTTGTCAAAAGAAGAGGTGTGTACATCACCTTAGTTACGAACCGAAATTTTCCCTCAGCTAAAAAGGTTGCAAAAGCATTAAAAATAGATGGAATTCTTGTGACACATGGTGGTTCATTTATCGCCTCAAGCATTGACCAGCCTATCATTAATAGAAGAATTTCAGAAGAAAAAACATTTAATTTAGTTCAAGTGCTTGAAAATTTCGAATGTACAATCCGTATCTTACATGAGCGATATTCACTCGGAAATCGAGTAAACCTGAATAACAATATCGTTGCAAAGGCAGTATTTAATTCGGGTGATCCACTCTTTTATCCTATGCAATTTGTAGAGTCATTAGGAGACACATTACGTGATGAGCCTGTCTCTGCTCCGAAAATTGATGTGCATTTTAAGGACCAAGAGGAGTTAGAACGGGCAAGAACTACAATTGAAAATGCATTTGAGGGCATTCATATATACAATGATCGTGATCTAAAGCTAGAGGTCATAGCAGAGCCAATGTCAAAGGAAAAGGGATTAGAGCTTCTTGCCGGATATTTGGGCATTGATTGGAAAGAAATTGTCGTCATTGGGGATTCAATGAGTGATGTAAAGATGATTGAAAGAGCAGGCTTGGGAGTTGCGATGGGAAATGCAACGAACGAAGTGAAACAAGCGGCAAAATGGGTCACCCGAACGAATGATCAAAATGGTGTCTCCTATATGGTGATGACCCATTTTAGAAAACAGCATTCCATTACGACGAGTAAGCAATGA